The proteins below come from a single Microtus ochrogaster isolate Prairie Vole_2 chromosome 22, MicOch1.0, whole genome shotgun sequence genomic window:
- the LOC101998607 gene encoding small nuclear ribonucleoprotein F — MSLPLNPKPFLNGLTGKPVMVKLKWGMEYKGYLVSVDGYMNMQLANTEEYIDGALSGHLGEVLIRCNNVLYIRGVEEEEEDGEMRE, encoded by the coding sequence ATGAGTTTACCCCTCAATCCCAAGCCTTTTCTCAATGGACTGACAGGAAAACCAGTGATGGTGAAACTCAAGTGGGGAATGGAATATAAGGGCTACCTGGTCTCTGTCGATGGCTACATGAACATGCAGCTTGCAAATACAGAAGAATACATAGATGGTGCGTTGTCTGGACATCTGGGTGAAGTTCTAATAAGGTGTAATAATGTTCTTTATATCCGAGGcgttgaagaggaagaggaagatggggaaatGAGAGAATAG